In the genome of Mycobacterium kansasii ATCC 12478, one region contains:
- a CDS encoding sensor domain-containing protein: protein MRIAVPSLALAGWAAGWVAAATAPIAPVAEAHPSEPGVVNYAVLGRGSVGNIVGAPMGWESVFTEPFQAYAVDLPVCNNWADIGLPEVYNDPDLASFNGAITQTSATDQTHYVKQAVGVFASNDAAGRAFHRVVDRTVGCSGQTTAMHLDNGTTQVWSFDGGPPTATDSAWTKQEAGTDRRCFDQTRLRENVLLQAKVCQSGNGGPAVNVLAGAMQNILGQ, encoded by the coding sequence ATGCGGATCGCGGTGCCGAGCCTGGCCCTCGCGGGCTGGGCAGCGGGCTGGGTGGCAGCTGCTACGGCTCCCATAGCTCCGGTTGCGGAGGCTCACCCGTCCGAGCCGGGGGTGGTGAACTACGCGGTCCTGGGCCGGGGATCGGTCGGCAACATCGTCGGCGCGCCGATGGGCTGGGAGTCGGTGTTCACCGAGCCGTTCCAGGCGTATGCGGTCGACCTCCCGGTGTGCAACAACTGGGCCGACATCGGGCTACCGGAGGTGTACAACGACCCCGACCTGGCGTCGTTCAACGGGGCCATCACCCAGACATCGGCCACCGACCAAACCCACTACGTCAAGCAGGCGGTGGGGGTGTTCGCCAGCAACGACGCCGCGGGCCGGGCGTTTCACCGGGTCGTGGACCGAACCGTGGGCTGCTCGGGGCAAACCACCGCGATGCACCTGGACAACGGGACCACGCAGGTGTGGTCGTTCGACGGCGGGCCGCCTACCGCAACCGACTCGGCGTGGACCAAGCAGGAAGCCGGCACCGACCGGCGGTGCTTCGATCAAACCAGGCTGCGCGAAAATGTGTTGCTGCAAGCCAAGGTCTGCCAGTCCGGCAACGGCGGGCCCGCGGTCAACGTGCTGGCCGGGGCAATGCAGAACATCCTGGGCCAGTAA
- a CDS encoding catalase codes for MTERYTTTDAGSPAPSDDQSLTVGPDGPILLQDHYLIEQMAMFNRERIPERQPHAKGGGAFGHFEVTNDVSRYTRAAVFQPGTKTETLVRFSTVAGERGSPDTWRDPRGFAVKFYTSEGNFDMVGNNTPIFFIRDPLKFQHFIRSQKRRAANNLRDHNMQWDFWTLSPESAHQVTWLMGDRGIPKTWRHMNGYGSHTYSWINHAGEIFWVKYHFITDQGIDFLTQEDADRLAGEDADYHQRDLYDVIERGEFPSWTLKVQIMPFEDAKTYRFNPFDLTKVWPHRDYPLIDVGKLTLDRNVTDYHTEMEQAAFEPNNIVPGTGLSPDKMLLARGFSYSDAHRARLGTNYKQIPVNSPKVEVNSYSKDGAMRIKNITDPVYAPNSYGGPQADPARAAEVRWMADGQMVRAAYTLRSDDDDWGQAGTLVRDVLDDAARERLAHNIIGHASKGVQEPVLSRVFEYWRNVDSDLGKKVEEGVRARLHDKA; via the coding sequence ATGACGGAGCGCTACACCACCACTGACGCGGGCAGTCCCGCTCCCAGCGACGACCAGTCACTGACCGTCGGCCCCGACGGCCCCATACTGCTGCAGGACCACTATCTGATCGAGCAGATGGCCATGTTCAACCGGGAACGCATCCCGGAACGTCAGCCGCACGCCAAAGGCGGCGGCGCGTTCGGTCACTTCGAAGTGACCAACGACGTCAGCCGGTACACCAGAGCGGCGGTGTTCCAGCCCGGCACCAAAACCGAGACACTGGTCCGGTTTTCCACCGTTGCCGGCGAGCGCGGCAGCCCGGACACCTGGCGGGATCCGCGCGGTTTCGCCGTGAAGTTCTACACGTCGGAGGGCAACTTCGACATGGTCGGCAACAACACCCCGATCTTCTTCATTCGCGATCCACTGAAGTTCCAGCACTTCATCCGGTCCCAAAAGCGCCGGGCGGCAAACAACCTGCGCGACCACAACATGCAGTGGGACTTCTGGACCCTCTCACCCGAGTCGGCGCATCAGGTGACCTGGCTGATGGGAGATCGCGGTATCCCGAAGACCTGGCGGCACATGAACGGTTACGGCAGCCACACCTACAGCTGGATCAACCACGCCGGCGAAATCTTTTGGGTGAAGTACCATTTCATCACCGACCAGGGCATCGACTTCCTGACGCAGGAGGACGCCGACCGACTGGCCGGTGAGGACGCCGACTACCACCAACGGGATCTCTACGACGTGATCGAGCGGGGCGAATTCCCCAGCTGGACACTCAAGGTGCAGATCATGCCGTTCGAGGACGCCAAGACCTACCGGTTCAACCCCTTCGATCTGACCAAGGTGTGGCCGCATCGCGACTACCCCCTGATCGACGTCGGCAAACTGACGTTGGACCGCAACGTCACCGACTATCACACCGAGATGGAACAGGCCGCGTTCGAACCCAACAACATCGTGCCCGGCACCGGATTGAGCCCGGACAAGATGCTGTTGGCGCGCGGGTTCTCCTACTCCGATGCACACCGGGCCCGACTGGGCACCAATTACAAGCAGATTCCGGTCAATTCGCCGAAGGTGGAGGTCAACAGCTACTCCAAGGACGGTGCGATGCGGATCAAGAACATCACTGATCCGGTCTATGCGCCCAACTCCTACGGCGGCCCGCAGGCTGATCCCGCGCGCGCCGCCGAGGTGCGCTGGATGGCTGATGGCCAGATGGTACGTGCCGCATACACTTTGCGTTCCGATGACGACGACTGGGGACAGGCCGGCACCCTGGTCCGCGACGTGCTCGACGATGCGGCCCGGGAACGCTTGGCTCACAACATCATTGGGCATGCGTCCAAAGGTGTGCAGGAGCCGGTGCTGTCACGGGTGTTCGAGTACTGGCGCAACGTGGACTCCGATCTGGGCAAGAAGGTGGAAGAGGGCGTGCGGGCCCGGCTTCATGACAAGGCCTGA
- a CDS encoding DUF4185 domain-containing protein, which produces MRVSSAWVVRCSLLVVSFLVPQWFWVAHADPPAPVPEPILPPLAPGQVLRIGPTAGTGTPTGDYGIGATDLCEFVEFPSQLLQVCGDSFAGQGVGLGGWYSPIALHVDTASVDDPAGVRYTGVTGVTKPLLADPTPPGDSQLPAGVVQINRQNYLLVATTKDLVPQTTRLVKAEPARGGWQTVPGSRRDASYQRWGQTQISGYYDPVPTPDSPTGWVYIVANSFTRWLPVVLYRATPEAFTDRSRWQGWAVGPGGGWNKPPTPLWPDQVGEMSIRQIEGKTVLSYFNASNGDMEVRVADDPTSLGTAPVTTVVQHEEEWPEPADSLPPPYDNRLAQPYGGYISPGSTLDELRIFVSQWNNADPRAGAPYRVIQFAVNPFKPGSES; this is translated from the coding sequence ATGCGGGTGAGCTCCGCCTGGGTCGTGCGGTGCTCGCTATTGGTCGTATCTTTTCTTGTCCCGCAATGGTTTTGGGTTGCCCACGCCGATCCGCCGGCGCCGGTGCCCGAGCCGATCCTGCCGCCGCTGGCACCCGGTCAGGTGCTGCGGATCGGTCCGACGGCCGGCACCGGAACTCCCACCGGGGACTACGGCATCGGCGCCACCGATCTGTGTGAGTTCGTGGAATTCCCCAGCCAGCTGCTGCAGGTGTGCGGCGACAGCTTTGCCGGGCAGGGTGTGGGGCTCGGCGGCTGGTATTCGCCGATTGCGCTGCATGTCGATACCGCATCCGTCGACGACCCGGCCGGGGTGCGCTACACCGGTGTCACCGGCGTAACGAAACCACTGCTGGCCGACCCGACGCCGCCGGGGGATTCGCAGCTGCCCGCCGGGGTGGTGCAGATCAACCGGCAAAACTATCTGCTGGTCGCGACGACCAAGGATCTGGTGCCGCAGACAACTCGGCTGGTGAAGGCCGAACCGGCGCGCGGCGGCTGGCAGACCGTTCCAGGGTCCCGGCGCGACGCGTCCTACCAGCGCTGGGGGCAGACACAGATCAGCGGGTACTACGACCCTGTTCCCACGCCCGACTCTCCCACCGGGTGGGTGTACATCGTGGCCAACAGCTTCACCCGCTGGCTACCGGTGGTGCTGTACCGGGCCACGCCTGAAGCGTTCACCGACCGGTCCCGCTGGCAGGGCTGGGCCGTCGGGCCCGGAGGCGGCTGGAACAAGCCGCCGACCCCGCTGTGGCCCGACCAGGTCGGCGAGATGAGCATCCGGCAGATCGAGGGCAAGACGGTGCTGTCGTATTTCAACGCCAGTAACGGCGACATGGAGGTCCGGGTGGCCGACGATCCGACGTCGCTCGGTACCGCTCCGGTGACTACCGTGGTGCAACACGAGGAGGAGTGGCCCGAGCCGGCCGATAGCCTGCCGCCGCCCTACGACAATCGGCTGGCGCAGCCGTATGGCGGCTACATCTCGCCCGGATCCACGCTCGATGAGCTGCGCATATTTGTCAGCCAGTGGAATAACGCAGATCCACGTGCCGGCGCGCCCTATCGGGTGATCCAGTTTGCGGTCAATCCGTTCAAGCCGGGGTCGGAGTCCTAA
- a CDS encoding aspartate-semialdehyde dehydrogenase has translation MVSIGVVGATGQVGQVMRTLLDERDFPAESVRFFASARSQGRKLAFRGQEIEVEDATTADPSGLDIALFSAGAAMSRVQAPRFAAAGVTVIDNSSAWRKDPDVPLVVSEVNFERDVRGAGAPKKGIIANPNCTTMAAMPVLKVLHDEAQLVRVVASTYQAVSGSGLAGVAELAAQARAVIDDAEQLVHDGAALDFPAPQKYVAPIAFNVVPLAGSLVDDDSGETDEDQKLRFESRKILDIPDLAVSGTCVRVPVFTGHCLSINAEFARPLSPEQARRLLDGAPGVKVVDVPTPLAAAGVDESLVGRIRNDPGVPGGRGLALFIAGDNLRKGAALNTIQIAELLAADL, from the coding sequence ATGGTTTCAATAGGAGTAGTCGGCGCCACCGGTCAGGTGGGGCAAGTGATGCGCACGCTGCTCGACGAGCGTGATTTCCCGGCTGAATCCGTCCGGTTCTTCGCGTCGGCCCGCTCCCAGGGCCGCAAGCTGGCTTTCCGCGGCCAGGAGATCGAGGTCGAAGACGCCACGACGGCGGACCCGAGCGGCCTGGACATCGCCCTGTTTTCCGCCGGCGCCGCGATGTCGCGGGTGCAGGCGCCGCGGTTCGCAGCCGCGGGCGTGACGGTGATCGACAATTCGTCGGCGTGGCGCAAAGACCCCGACGTGCCGTTGGTGGTCTCGGAGGTCAACTTCGAGCGGGACGTGCGCGGGGCGGGGGCCCCCAAGAAGGGCATTATCGCCAACCCGAACTGCACCACCATGGCCGCGATGCCGGTGCTCAAGGTGCTGCACGACGAGGCGCAGCTGGTCCGCGTGGTGGCCTCGACCTATCAAGCGGTCTCCGGCAGCGGCCTGGCCGGGGTGGCCGAGCTGGCCGCCCAGGCCCGCGCGGTGATCGACGACGCCGAGCAGCTTGTGCACGACGGTGCCGCTCTCGATTTTCCGGCGCCGCAGAAGTACGTCGCGCCGATCGCGTTCAACGTGGTGCCGCTGGCCGGGTCGCTGGTGGATGACGACTCCGGGGAGACCGACGAGGACCAGAAGCTGCGGTTCGAGAGCCGCAAGATCCTGGACATTCCCGACCTGGCGGTCAGCGGTACCTGCGTGCGGGTGCCGGTGTTCACCGGCCACTGCTTGTCCATCAACGCCGAGTTCGCCCGGCCGCTTTCGCCCGAGCAGGCCCGTCGGTTGCTTGACGGCGCACCCGGCGTCAAGGTGGTCGACGTGCCGACGCCGCTGGCGGCCGCCGGGGTTGACGAGTCGCTTGTTGGCCGCATCCGCAACGACCCCGGGGTACCGGGCGGGCGCGGTTTGGCGCTGTTCATTGCGGGGGACAACCTGCGCAAGGGTGCGGCGCTGAACACCATCCAGATCGCCGAGCTGCTGGCCGCCGACTTGTGA